The DNA window CGGGCGGTCAGCGCGAGCGCCGCGGAGGTGCCGATCAGTCCGGTTCCGATGACGACGGCGGTTCTCACGAGGCACTCCAGGGTTGACTTCGGCGAGGTGACGGGCTGTCGGGCCAGGGTAGCCAGCCCGGACGGCGCGAGGGCCCGGCGCCCGTCCAGTGGGACGGCGGCCGGGCCCGGGCGGGCAACCGCGTCAGAGCTGCTGGGCCTTGATGATGTCCTCCAGCGAGCCGGACGGCACCGAGCCGTTCGGCGTCAGCTTGTCGACCGCCGTGGGCAGCGTCTGCGCGATCTCGGCCGCGGCGGCGTCCGGGGTGACGCCCGCCTGCTCGGCGACCTTCCGCAGCGTGCCGTCCGGCAGCGCCTCCTTGATCTGGTCGGCGCTGACCGGCTGGTTCTGGCCGGTGCCGACCCAGGACTGCGCCTGGTCGACGAGGCCGGACTTGGTGAGCATCTCCAGCAGGCCGGCGAGCGGGTTGTTCGCGGCGCCTCCGGGCGCCTGCGCACCGCCCGCTCCGCCGCCGCCCGTGAGTGCGCCGAGCAGCGAGCCGAGGACGCTGCTTCCGCCGCCGGCACCGCCGCTCCGGCCGCCGCCGAGAATGCCGCCGAGAAGGGAGCCGAGGTCGTTACCCGCCATGGTCCTGCCTTTCGCTGAGGGACCGGGCCGCACGAAAGCGGCGTACCCGGCTTCGAGACACGGACAATGTCACCCAAGCCGGACATGGCCGCCACTTGGCGCACACGCTTGCGACCCCTGGGGTAGAACGATCGGCATGATCTTCCACCTCGTCCCGCTCACCGACTGGACCGCCGCACCCGGGCGGCCGTACGCCCCGCCCTCGCTCGACTCGGAGGGTTTCGTGCACTGCTCGGCCGACCGGCCCACCGCGCTCGCGATCGCCGAAGCGCACTACCAGGCGGTGCCGGGGATCCTGCTGGTGGTGGAACTCGACGAAGATGCCCTGACCGCCGAGGTCCGCCGCGAGGGCGAATCCGGCGGCCGCTACCCGCACGTGCACGG is part of the Streptomyces subrutilus genome and encodes:
- a CDS encoding YidB family protein: MAGNDLGSLLGGILGGGRSGGAGGGSSVLGSLLGALTGGGGAGGAQAPGGAANNPLAGLLEMLTKSGLVDQAQSWVGTGQNQPVSADQIKEALPDGTLRKVAEQAGVTPDAAAAEIAQTLPTAVDKLTPNGSVPSGSLEDIIKAQQL
- a CDS encoding DUF952 domain-containing protein; its protein translation is MIFHLVPLTDWTAAPGRPYAPPSLDSEGFVHCSADRPTALAIAEAHYQAVPGILLVVELDEDALTAEVRREGESGGRYPHVHGPLNREAVVRVWEVVRTPGSPVSLAPWDPGHRNGAAGFF